The genomic region gttaagtgttgaatggttgttaaaaagatcttctaaaattcccctttacGCCCAAAACAACGCAAAAtttccccctctaagggccccggccccagtcccccaaagtgtagcaagggccctgtcTCTATAAGTTATTCTGATAAAAGATGCTCACATTGAGCAATTTCTTCTTTTATCTCAATGGTTTCTACCCAACCAAATCAATGATTATGTCTTCATATTcttatataatcaaattaatgtgtTGGGTGTCACCTATTTGAATTATGGACAGTTTTATCATTTGTTGAAGAGTAGATGAATTAATTGCAGCACATGACTTTCACTATTTCATAAAAAGAAGCAACATCTTAGGAAATGCTGgtttgtttattatttcaaatGCAAGAAGAATGAAACAAACAGAGAATTTCATTATCTTGagtaaaattgttttatgtttgttgtCTAAAACAAAAGCATTAGTATCTAGGgggaaacaattaaatataatctGATATTACAAATTTTCTCAGCTCATTGGATTCTATACAAAAAGATGTAACTTCATCATCAGAGTAGACTTAGATGAAAAAAACTGAGTAACATTTGAGTGGTAACACCACACACATAAAAAAGGGTGGGGGAAATCATTTCCACAGCCATTGTCAGTAATGaatatatgaacatttttatttcaagcaGATTCCACTGGAAACTCAGAAGTAGATATTACAATTTGAAGCTCACTGGCTCCTTTAACATATTTTCAGCTGAAAGGAGAAAGAGATGTGTGGCATACATCTCTTGTCATCTCTCCTTTGAAGGCATTGATGGCTGATCAGGTTGAATATCTGAAGAGTCACAACATTCCTGCTGCATCACTCTCCGATGAAACAGAAATTAAAGGTAAAACTGAAACATAAGTATCATTGAGAAGGGGGATAGGGCTAGCTTTGTATAAAACCCTAGATAGAATTGATGAAGCTCTGATAAGAACCAGTTGCacaatgaaatattgtttaatatgtcaTGTTTTAGATAATGAATCTTCAGAAAAATATCCATGAGCTGGTTAAATTGAAACACATATCTGTCTGTGTGACATATGTTTGTAATACGAAAATAGTCTATCTGTTCCAAGCTTTTACTTATTAACCTTTCCATCCAAGCAACATAAACCACCCTACAGAAATTTAAAAAGAAGTGTGGCATATGAAAAAATGCTTATGAGCCCGTTGTCATTTGTATGTTTACTACCCAACCCCAatgtttttgccatgtctgtttgCCTTTTGGTTGGTAGGTTTGCCttttggttgttttttttgtcaaaccTGCGTACCTTTTCCTGATAGCAACTTCACATgtagcatgcatatgtatctcatagagcagCACATTTTTAGGGTTGACAGGTCAATGTCATCATTCATGGTTTCAAGGTCAGACATATAATATCATTTAAGGTATAccatacatttttaaccatataCTTCATATTTctaatgcatatgtatctcatagaggtACTAATTTTGATGGGTAAAGGGTACAGGTCTTCCTTCGAGGTCAACTGTCAAGTTTGTGtccaactttaacattagccatatcAATTCATTATTGACATGTctgatagtaacttgatattttgtatgcatatgtatctcatggagctggacaTTTTTATGGGTGacaggtcatggtcatccttcaatgtcaaagatCAATGGGGATTTAGTGTTTCTAACACACGTCTTTCTTTACAatcttaaaatatttcttttacaaTCTTAAAATACTTTGTCACACAATTTTTGGACTGCAGATGCTTTAAGGTTGTCTGCTTCAGAAAATCAaaagttaatttattttctaACAGCTACAATAATTGGAACATTTTATTTCAGATATAAGAGGGGGAAGGGTCAGTGTTCTATTTGCCTCGCCAGAAGCAGCAACTTTAGCcaaatggatgaaaataataaagGAAGATTTGAAATCAAGAATCTGTGTTTTGGTGTTTGACGAAGCACATTGTATTTCAACATGGTAATTATTTTACAgtaaatttttagctcacctgaataCATAAATTTCTCAAGTTGAGATATTGTGATACCAAGATGTCGGTTCGTCCATGCATGTGTTCAAAATTTAGCTTGTGCAGGTTATAGAGACTATATCTTTACACAAATAATCATAAAACTTTTATCAGAATGTGAGTCTTATGACAAGTTTGACCATTTCGAAAATGGTTTACCTCCGGTCCAAAAAAAGGTCATATggtattaaaaagaaaatagtggCTACATTTTCTCATGCAGATGCTTTGACTATGAAAATCTAAAAGGATATTGTTTTGTAATGGATATAACCATTTGTGCTTTTGATAAGAATTCAATTGATGTGCTTGTGATTTTATTATTTAACTCTTTTCCAAACAACCTACTTGCAACTATGTAGAAGTAGGTATTTTACCACAATTCAATACACATTGCAATAGATGCCATTGTTTGATAGGATAGTTAAAGTTTTGAGAAAAGTAGTTATCACTCATTCTGAGTAAGTTAATCCACTATTTATCACAAGGCGTACCTACAACTTATTACAGCACTTGTTTGTTCAATGAATTATCCTTTATCTGTATTATGCCATTTTCAGGGGACTGGATTTCAGACCTGCCTACAGAGAAGTATCTGTAGTGCAAAGTATTATAGACAAACCAAACCTGGTTTTGACTGCCACAGCCACCAAAAGCATACAGAGAGACATTTACGAACACTTGGGTTTCAAAGTGGAGGAAACTAAAGTGGTTGCTGCTCTTCCTGATAGGTATAGTTTTACAAAGTTCTTGATATTTGGTCCACAGAATATACAGTATGCAGGAGTATACTATTTAACCTTTACTGCATATAAACAGGCTGTAAGCAACATGAAAATTACCAAAATCCTGTTTGACATACATTTAAGATAATGTGACCATTTGTTTTTCTGTATTACGAATTTTTAAGCAGATGAATTAAAACGTCAAATGATttctttattaattgtttttctcttatgaaaataaagtttaaaacaatGAATTTGCTGATCGCAAGGAAAACAGATTGTTGTCTCTAAGTTTAGAAGTATTTCTGCTTAAAAGTCTTCTTGGGAGTACTGTGTACTTTGTTTTCCCATCTTTTCAATTAGTTTAACCCGtttaacccattaccaaacaGGAACAGGATTTAACAGGTTTGtagcagacgactctagaaataaTTGTAATGAatggagaaattgctcatcatgagcaatttctccatttatcacaatgatttctaccaaACCAAAGCAATTTTGTCATATTTCATGACAATGTTTATTGTCGTCTACAACCTCTTTCAATTTTGgagtccaaaatgtgtcatttggaaaagggttaaacacaATAAGACATACTAAACttcttatataaattttctttctgATTTTCAGGCCAAACATATTTTTGGATATGAGAGCAAGTACCGACAAATATGAGAATGAACTTGCCTGGGTACTAAATCACCTGATCAGCGATgtcaaacagaaaaaaataatttatgtaagaTCTATAAACATCTGTTACAACCTGTATTTATGGATTGTTTCAGAAATGAAACATCATTTTTTTGTGAATGACTCTCCTTCTTTACAAAACAGACGTGTTGAGATGTTCCATGCTAACACCGATAAGGACAGTAAAGATAGAATAATGGAACAATTTATTAAGGAAGATGGCAATATTCAGGTGCTTATTTCAACTGTTGCCTTTGGAATGGGCATCAACATTCCAGATGTCAGCATAGTGGTGCATTGGGGTTTGCCTGCAACATCACTAAGCTATTGGCAAGAGGTTGGTCGCTGTGCCAGAGATGGCAGAAAAGGCTATGCGGTTTGTTATGGCTTCAAGAGAAGTATTTCCAAATGTGAGGAAGAGGAAATGAAAGAATGTATTAAACTGGAAAATTGTTTAAGGTTTGCAGTTTTAGCACAGTTCCAACTTGATGGCATGCCAGAGCAATTTCTGCAGGCTTTAAAGATTACAACAGACTGTATCAATGGATGTCAACACTGCAGTTGTAGTAAATGCCAGTGCTGTACAGTCTGTTGTAGTCTCTGTACATGTGAAGGAAAAATAGATGACCCTCTGAATGCGTTCCTCATTTCTTAATCTTTATTATACAGCTCATTTAAAACAGACCAGCATTATTATATCATCTTTTTTAAAAGTGATCATGGCAtcttaaattgatattattttataaatattttacccTGATACAAAAGCCTTCAGATGCTTTATCTCCAGAccacatttaaaaacattcaGACAAAGTGATAATTGATTAAAGATTATCTCAATGTTTTCCAATtatatgtattactttttattatttacaaaagaCTTAAGAAGGCATTTGTCAGGTCAGGAAGATTaaacatttatgaaataataatttcaagATGCCTCAATGGCACTTGAAAAAATTTGATCAATCTTTTTTCATCTGCTGTACAATTGCTGTTGAGTGAATacattgaatgcatttatcaCTATCAATGCAAACTCCAATGCACAACTATGTTGACCACTTGCCAtgccaagttccataactctgacaTGTATTTTGACAAATTGTCAATCATTTtatcttttaaaattgaattgttaAGTTTTTGTATCATGGTATGATGCTCATGGTGAAGTATACTTTTTTGTAAAAcccaaatatattgaaaaaataaacgaTATAAAATGCTGTTTCTCtcctttcatttatttaaaaaaaaatgttgttcacACAGTGctgataaaatatttgatattgcTTTGGTCTTTTAAGTCTTCCTCAAGA from Dreissena polymorpha isolate Duluth1 chromosome 5, UMN_Dpol_1.0, whole genome shotgun sequence harbors:
- the LOC127881542 gene encoding uncharacterized protein LOC127881542 isoform X34, whose amino-acid sequence is MAAYVNAIERVKEKYGLNVTLKPQQTDIISYLLDGCDVFGLLPTGFGKSMTYIFVPLILDELKGERDVWHTSLVISPLKALMADQVEYLKSHNIPAASLSDETEIKDIRGGRVSVLFASPEAATLAKWMKIIKEDLKSRICVLVFDEAHCISTWGLDFRPAYREVSVVQSIIDKPNLVLTATATKSIQRDIYEHLGFKVEETKVVAALPDRPNIFLDMRASTDKYENELAWVLNHLISDVKQKKIIYVRSINICYNLYLWIVSEMKHHFFVNDSPSLQNRRVEMFHANTDKDSKDRIMEQFIKEDGNIQVLISTVAFGMGINIPDVSIVVHWGLPATSLSYWQEVGRCARDGRKGYAVCYGFKRSISKCEEEEMKECIKLENCLRFAVLAQFQLDGMPEQFLQALKITTDCINGCQHCSCSKCQCCTVCCSLCTCEGKIDDPLNAFLIS